A genomic segment from Gossypium hirsutum isolate 1008001.06 chromosome D04, Gossypium_hirsutum_v2.1, whole genome shotgun sequence encodes:
- the LOC107898680 gene encoding uncharacterized protein gives MPLTRYSAEAFGVLTICLVGLLVLLGLVCIGYTLYLRSRVLKQGFILLSYFSGPWIIRITFILFTIWWGFGEIVRLNYIRRPGRVLNVLDFKWQENVCKFYIVSNLGFAEPCLFLTLMFLLRAPLQNIDTGILSRKWNGKTASCVLLFALPMFVLQLFLILIGPELREDRKELPLYFTRTARSMQNSNDIALCSYPLLNTILLGLFTTVLTAYLIWLGRRILKLVINKGLQKRVYTLIFSVSSLLPLRVLLLGLSVLSRPEHFLFEALAFSAFLVLLCCAGVCIVILVYCPVADCLALGNLNDLEARRRVILDDQNDTASLIANQTHLDESIGISPERNSDASTKRGSISFRTFIRDEPSSGPFVELSLFSPSRDENPSGSPPPVGWPMMSSPTHVHGP, from the coding sequence ATGCCCCTGACGAGATATTCTGCCGAAGCATTCGGTGTGTTGACAATTTGTCTAGTTGGTCTGTTGGTTCTTCTGGGTTTGGTGTGCATCGGATACACATTATACTTGCGGTCGCGCGTTCTTAAACAAGGCTTTATCCTGCTCAGTTATTTCAGTGGTCCTTGGATCATCCGAATCACGTTCATTTTGTTCACCATTTGGTGGGGTTTCGGCGAAATCGTTCGGCTAAATTATATAAGGAGGCCAGGAAGAGTGTTGAATGTACTTGATTTTAAATGGCAAGAGAACGTCTGCAAATTTTACATTGTCTCGAATCTAGGTTTTGCAGAACCGTGTCTCTTCCTCACTCTCATGTTTCTTCTCCGTGCGCCGTTACAGAACATAGACACAGGAATTCTAAGCAGGAAATGGAATGGGAAAACAGCAAGCTGTGTTCTCCTCTTTGCCCTCCCAATGTTCGTTCTTCAACTATTTCTCATTTTGATTGGACCCGAGTTACGCGAGGATAGGAAAGAGTTACCGCTATATTTCACTAGAACAGCTCGATCGATGCAAAATTCCAATGACATAGCTCTTTGCTCTTACCCTTTACTGAATACTATTCTTCTTGGTCTTTTCACCACCGTCTTGactgcctatttgatttggctcgGAAGACGGATTTTGAAATTGGTTATCAATAAGGGTTTGCAGAAGAGAGTTTATACATTAATTTTCTCGGTTTCGAGTTTACTTCCGTTAAGGGTTCTTTTACTTGGTTTATCTGTTTTATCTAGACCAGAACATTTCCTGTTTGAAGCTCTTGCATTCTCAGCTTTTCTTGTCCTACTATGTTGTGCTGGGGTCTGTATCGTCATACTCGTATACTGTCCGGTTGCGGATTGTCTTGCACTCGGTAATCTTAATGACTTGGAGGCTCGGAGAAGGGTTATTCTCGATGATCAAAATGACACTGCATCCCTTATCGCCAATCAGACTCATCTTGATGAAAGCATTGGAATCAGCCCCGAGCGGAATTCTGATGCTTCTACTAAACGCGGATCGATTTCTTTTCGGACTTTCATACGAGATGAACCCTCGTCTGGTCCATTTGTGGAACTGAGCCTCTTTTCTCCTAGCCGAGATGAAAACCCATCCGGGTCACCTCCTCCTGTGGGTTGGCCAATGATGTCTTCTCCTACACATGTTCATGGAccctag
- the LOC107898679 gene encoding cytochrome c, translating to MASFEQAPPGDAKAGEKIFKTKCAQCHTVDKGAGHKQGPNLNGLFRRQSGTTPGYSYSAANKNMAVIWGENTLYDYLLNPKKYIPGTKMVFPGLKKPQDRADLIAYLKESTA from the exons atGGCCTCATTCGAGCAAGCACCGCCTGGTGATGCGAAAGCTGGGGAGAAGATCTTCAAGACCAAGTGTGCTCAGTGTCATACCGTCGATAAAGGCGCCGGTCACAAGCAAG gGCCAAATTTGAATGGGCTTTTCAGGAGGCAGTCCGGGACAACACCGGGATACTCGTACTCTGCTGCTAATAAAAATATGGCTGTGATTTGGGGAGAGAATACTTTGTATGACTACTTGCTTAATCCTAAGAAG TACATTCCCGGGACAAAGATGGTTTTCCCCGGATTGAAGAAGCCTCAAGATCGTGCCGACCTGATTGCATACCTGAAGGAATCAACCGCCTGA
- the LOC107898678 gene encoding uncharacterized protein At5g08430: MARKNTRKKEEIAEDYCFFCKDGGLLRVCDYKNCLKSFHPQCVGRDDSLLETDERWFCGWHFCFICSKPAKFHCFCCPSAVCGRCLCDVEFAIVKGKRAFCNTCLELALLIEDKKNVNANGVKVDFNDRETYEFLFKGYWEWVKEKEGLTSKQLHSSDLLLKDGNNYDFQTNCNHREEDTGDFEDDSISEGDDWADNQAQRKKEKKGKLSLSNRKRKSKKMKYIGWASKQLTEFLIFVGKDVKQELSQYDVATIVTEYCKEHELFHPEKKKTVICDERLQSLLGRKSVNRNGIYKLLTVHFSENLEQSEDSVCFSSKEDDNVSVPCKKRQRKSSPDRKLEEQETATSPSESCLAAIVSRNIKLIYLKKSLVLELAQLDTFYDKMVRSFVRVKSDPNDYFQKNSHMLVQVKGIKDTSMKEKTNSTILLQVSNMVKDIPICKLSDDDFTEEEIEDLNRRMRTRKLERPTVLELEQKARSLHEDITKHWITKELDLLRSQINRANEKGWRRELSEYMYKMQLLQTPSEQSRLIHEVPEVVAEPEPASVDSPREYKEEHKALVEPIAARPVSKIRKCSSENNVVPCCRNDGMNAAEGKQQDLKKPIISGNQNSQQVKPSCPGTSVLHLSPQEESNQHKHGEMGEKLPQPVDIIEHSKLLNRKVEVIELSDDETEHASPALTHKTLQDHDCSIWYCIGPQGNTRGPYSMKVLKQWSESSSSCYELRLRFKVFKSGQRPEDALLLTDAIQQYFNC, encoded by the exons ATGGCAAGGAAAAACacgagaaaaaaagaagaaatcgCTGAAGATTACTGCTTTTTTTGCAAAGATGGTGGTTTGCTCAGGGTTTGTGATTATAA GAACTGTCTCAAAAGTTTTCATCCTCAATGTGTAGGAAGGGATGATTCTCTATTGGAAACCGATGAACGCTGGTTTTGTG GTTGGCACTTTTGTTTCATTTGCAGTAAACCTGCAAAATTTCATTGCTTTTGTTGTCCATCTGCCGTATGTGGGCGTTGTTTATGTGACGTTGAATTCGCAATAGTCAAAGGGAAAAGGGCTTTTTGCAATACGTGTTTAGAACTTGCTTTGCTTATTGAAGACAAGAAGAATGTCAATGCCAATGGG GTGAAAGTAGATTTTAACGATAGAGAAACATATGAATTTCTTTTCAAGGGCTATTGGGAATGGGTGAAGGAAAAAGAAGGCTTAACTTCGAAACAACTGCATTCCTCGGATCTGTTGTTGAAGGATGGTAATAACTATGATTTTCAAACGAACTGTAATCATAGAGAAGAAGATACTGGGGATTTTGAAGATGATAGTATATCGGAAGGTGATGATTGGGCTGATAATCAAGCACAacgtaaaaaagaaaagaaaggaaaactttCTTTGAGTAACAGAAAGAGAAAATCGAAGAAAATGAAATACATTGGATGGGCATCGAAACAACTTACCGAATTCCTAATATTCGTTGGTAAAGACGTGAAGCAAGAGTTGTCTCAATACGATGTTGCAACCATAGTTACTGAATACTGCAAGGAGCACGAGTTGTTTCACCCGGAAAAAAAGAAGACCGTTATTTGTGATGAAAGATTACAGTCTCTTTTAGGAAGGAAATCGGTTAATAGAAACGGTATCTATAAGCTACTAACGGTTCATTTTTCCGAGAACTTGGAGCAATCAGAAGATTCGGTTTGTTTTAGTTCGAAAGAAGATGATAATGTCTCTGTGCCTTGTAAAAAGAGGCAGAGAAAGTCAAGTCCGGATCGGAAGTTAGAGGAACAAGAAACAGCTACAAGTCCATCAGAAAGTTGTTTGGCAGCTATTGTTTCGAGAAACATTAAGCTCATCTATCTGAAGAAGAGTTTGGTGCTGGAGCTAGCACAGCTTGATACATTTTACGATAAAATGGTCAGAAGTTTCGTGAGGGTAAAATCGGACCCAAATGACTATTTTCAGAAGAACTCTCACATGCTAGTGCAAGTTAAAG GTATAAAGGACACTTCAATGAAGGAAAAGACGAATTCTACGATTCTCTTGCAAGTTTCTAACATGGTAAAAGATATTCCTATTTGCAAACTATCGGATGATGACTTCACTGAG GAAGAAATCGAGGATTTAAATCGGCGAATGAGAACTCGCAAGCTTGAAAGGCCAACCGTC CTGGAACTTGAGCAGAAAGCTAGAAGCTTACACGAGGATATAACAAAACAT TGGATTACGAAAGAGTTGGATTTATTACGAAGCCAGATCAATCGGGCAAACGAGAAAGGATGGAGGAGAGA GCTCTCCGAGTACATGTATAAAATGCAACTGCTTCAGACACCTTCAGAACAATCACGCCTAATTCATGAGGTTCCAGAAGTGGTTGCGGAGCCTGAACCTGCCTCCGTGGACTCACCGAGAGAATATAAAGAAGAGCATAAAGCATTAGTGGAACCAATAGCCGCAAGACCAGTTTCTAAAATTCGAAAATGCAGTTCGGAGAACAATGTCGTCCCTTGTTGCCGGAACGATGGAATGAATGCTGCAG AAGGAAAGCAACAAGACCTGAAGAAGCCGATTATTTCTGGGAACCAAAACTCTCAACAAGTAAAGCCGAGCTGTCCCGGGACATCTGTTCTTCACTTATCACCCCAAGAAGAATCAAATCAACATAAACATGGTGAGATGGGGGAAAAACTACCTCAGCCCGTTGATATCATTGAGCATTCAAAGTTGTTAAACCGCAAAGTCGAGGTGATCGAATTAAGCGACGATGAAACAGAACATGCTAGTCCTGCACTGACCCATAAAACATTACAGGATCATGATTGTTCTATATGGTATTGCATTGGTCCTCAAGGTAACACCAGGGGACCGTACTCAATGAAAGTACTTAAACAATGGAGCGAATCAAGCTCGAGCTGTTATGAGTTACGGTTACGGTTCAAAGTTTTCAAGAGTGGTCAGAGACCAGAAGATGCATTGCTTCTCACTGATGCTATTCAACAGTACTTCAACTGTTAG
- the LOC107898677 gene encoding uncharacterized protein — translation MKPFNCAYVVSDPKNRACFCSVFIVAALVCGAYFISNAFITNEYKDRLSRWEVINMLRNSKSNTCKNQCRPPGSEALPQGIVVKTSNLQMQPLWRDSVKNVNPATSSNLLAIAVGIKQKEIVDQIVKKFPISDFVVMLFHYDGIVDEWKDFEWSDRAIHVSAVNQTKWWFAKRFLHPDIVSKYKYIFLWDEDLGVDNFDPKQYLSIVEGEGLEISQPALDPVKSEVHHPITARRKNSKFHRRMYKFKGHGRCDSQSTAPPCIGWVEMMAPVFSRAAWRCVWYMIQNDLIHAWGLDMQLGYCAQGDRMKNVGVVDAQYIVHFGLPTLGVTEENELNSTEVKITQREQLPKSESPAPSESHKIDNRPEVRRQSFIEMQTFRKRWENAAKDDECWVDPYQQMS, via the exons ATGAAGCCTTTCAATTGT GCTTACGTAGTTTCGGATCCGAAGAATAGGGCGTGTTTCTGCAGTGTCTTTATCGTAGCAGCTTTGGTTTGTGGTGCTTATTTCATTAGTAATGCGTTTATCACTAATGAATACAAAGAT AGATTATCGAGATGGGAAGTGATTAATATGCTTCGGAATTCAAAATCCAATACGTGCAAG AATCAATGCAGGCCGCCCGGGAGTGAAGCATTACCTCAAGGAATCGTGGTCAAGACATCGAACTTGCAAATGCAACCATTATGGAGGGACAGTGTGAAAAAC GTCAATCCTGCGACATCTTCAAACTTGTTAGCCATTGCTGTCGGGATTAAGCAAAAGGAAATCGTGGACCAAATTGTTAAAAAG TTTCCCATAAGTGATTTTGTTGTTATGCTTTTCCACTACGATGGTATCGTGGATGAATGGAAAGATTTTGAGTGGAGTGATCGTGCCATACACGTGTCTGCAGTGAATCAAACAAAATG GTGGTTTGCCAAACGTTTCTTGCATCCTGATATAGTTTCCAAATACAAGTATATATTCCTTTGGGATGAGGATCTCGGAGTGGATAACTTTGACCCGAAGCA ATATTTGTCTATTGTTGAAGGCGAGGGGCTTGAGATATCACAACCGGCACTTGATCCCGTTAAATCAGAGGTGCATCATCCAATCACAGCACGTAGAAAGAATTCAAAATTTCACAG AAGGATGTACAAATTTAAAGGCCACGGAAGGTGCGATAGTCAAAGCACAGCTCCTCCATGCATAGG TTGGGTGGAAATGATGGCCCCCGTATTCTCAAGAGCTGCATGGCGATGCGTGTGGTATATGATCCAG AATGACTTGATCCATGCTTGGGGTCTCGATATGCAGCTCGGTTATTGTGCACAG GGCGATCGTATGAAAAACGTAGGTGTAGTCGATGCTCAGTACATAGTTCATTTTGGTCTTCCTACACTCGGCGTTACTGAGGAAAACGAG CTCAATTCCACGGAAGTTAAAATCACTCAGAGAGAGCAGTTACCTAAATCGGAATCCCCA GCACCATCCGAATCCCATAAAATCGACAATAGACCCGAAGTAAGAAGACAATCGTTCATCGAAATGCAAACGTTCCGGAAACGATGGGAAAATGCCGCAAAGGACGATGAATGTTGGGTCGATCCTTACCAACAAATGAGTTAA